From Motilibacter peucedani, the proteins below share one genomic window:
- a CDS encoding SDR family oxidoreductase — MPTPTALITGGTTGIGRATAELLHGRGHRVIVTGRDPSSVATARSSLPEGIEVVRSDAASMPCLESLVELVQQRLGTLDVLFLNAGITRPGPTESFDEAVYDELFAVNTKSAFFTLARTLPLLRDGASVIVTVGLGAARGVVGGAATAGSRGALLAMVPSLALELAPRRIRVNAVSPGAVRTGIWAKSGLAPDALEAALASYAANIPFGRLASARDVAEVVAFLASDAAGYITGENITVSGGSGLRP, encoded by the coding sequence ATGCCCACACCGACAGCCCTCATCACCGGCGGCACCACCGGGATCGGCCGGGCCACCGCCGAGCTGCTTCACGGGCGCGGTCACCGCGTCATCGTCACCGGGCGGGATCCTTCGTCCGTCGCAACCGCACGATCGTCGCTGCCAGAGGGCATCGAGGTCGTGCGCTCTGACGCCGCCTCTATGCCCTGCCTGGAGTCCTTGGTCGAGCTGGTGCAGCAGCGGCTGGGGACCCTTGACGTGCTCTTCCTGAACGCCGGCATCACACGTCCCGGACCGACCGAGAGCTTCGACGAGGCGGTCTACGACGAGCTGTTCGCCGTCAACACCAAGAGCGCGTTCTTCACCCTGGCAAGGACGTTGCCGCTGCTGCGCGACGGTGCCTCGGTCATCGTGACGGTCGGCCTGGGAGCGGCACGAGGTGTCGTGGGTGGCGCCGCGACGGCTGGGAGCCGAGGCGCCCTGCTGGCCATGGTGCCCTCACTCGCCCTGGAGCTGGCGCCCCGGCGCATCCGGGTCAACGCCGTCAGTCCCGGCGCCGTCCGCACCGGGATATGGGCGAAGTCAGGACTCGCGCCGGACGCCCTCGAGGCCGCCCTCGCCAGCTACGCAGCGAACATCCCCTTCGGACGGCTTGCCAGCGCCCGCGACGTCGCTGAGGTCGTGGCCTTCCTCGCCTCCGATGCAGCCGGCTACATCACCGGCGAGAACATCACCGTCAGCGGAGGATCAGGCCTGCGACCCTGA
- a CDS encoding LysR family transcriptional regulator, translated as MTEQAANSTQLDLRLVESFMALARHRHFGRAADAVHTTQPSLSRQIRRLEHQVGVRLVERSSRGAELTEAGSAFLPLASALLQRARHAVAQARAATQPARTTIGVTTNLIVTPAVRHLRQCHPDADVQVVHLPWDQPRAALVDHRVDAVVTRLPLTGPTPHEQETSDGLLVTVLHAEPRVLMVPVDHRLAGRQFVTFDDIADEPMPRVHDAEWNAFWRVDPRPDGRPAPDGPLIEQVEDKVELVASGQAVTIIPSGEHLGRLRPDLRTVPLQGAEPSHVVLVTRAGDPSPLVDALRSIAPRYLR; from the coding sequence GTGACTGAGCAGGCGGCCAACTCCACGCAGCTGGACCTGCGGCTCGTCGAGTCGTTCATGGCGCTCGCACGTCACCGCCACTTCGGGCGGGCCGCTGACGCGGTCCACACCACCCAGCCGTCCCTGAGCCGGCAGATCCGGCGGTTGGAGCACCAGGTCGGCGTCCGCCTGGTCGAGCGCAGCTCGCGCGGGGCCGAGCTCACCGAGGCCGGTTCGGCGTTCCTGCCGCTGGCGTCCGCACTCCTGCAGCGCGCCCGGCACGCCGTAGCGCAGGCGAGGGCAGCGACGCAGCCCGCTCGGACCACCATCGGCGTCACCACGAACCTGATCGTCACGCCAGCCGTCCGCCACCTGCGCCAGTGCCACCCCGACGCCGACGTGCAGGTGGTGCACCTGCCGTGGGACCAGCCGCGCGCAGCGCTGGTCGACCACCGGGTCGACGCCGTCGTGACACGGCTCCCGCTGACGGGTCCGACGCCGCACGAGCAGGAGACCAGCGACGGGCTCCTGGTGACCGTGCTCCACGCCGAACCGCGAGTGCTGATGGTCCCGGTCGACCACCGCCTGGCGGGCCGGCAGTTCGTCACCTTCGACGACATCGCCGACGAGCCGATGCCTCGGGTGCACGACGCCGAGTGGAACGCCTTCTGGCGCGTCGATCCGCGCCCCGACGGCCGGCCCGCACCCGACGGGCCGTTGATCGAGCAGGTGGAGGACAAGGTCGAGCTAGTCGCCTCCGGTCAGGCCGTCACGATCATCCCGAGCGGCGAGCACCTCGGCAGGCTGCGCCCCGACCTCCGCACCGTCCCCCTCCAGGGTGCAGAGCCCAGCCACGTCGTGCTGGTCACGCGCGCCGGCGACCCGAGTCCGCTGGTGGACGCTCTCCGGAGCATCGCCCCGAGGTACCTCCGCTGA
- a CDS encoding LacI family DNA-binding transcriptional regulator, with the protein MPQGSQPRRVTLRDIAERAGVSVSAVSMALADHERIGAGTKEEIRAVAQELGYVTNSAARALRGQRSGTLALVVPATGQHVFGHPYFMHLLDGVNEVVNEVDGTLLISTNPDERHGVAAYERVLRSRAADGAIVASAAANDANVLRLLDSGVPVVLIGRFPRIDDAVTVGLADVEGARTATEHLLSHGSKRVAHIAGPRNHQTTTDRIAGFRSAHVAHGVTAKPPVVHGDFGEESGRAAAARLLDQFPDLDAIFAANDEMAFGALCELRSRGLDAPGNVRLVGYDDFGVSRLTTPALTTVTVPAAEVGRRAARRLLQLIDGSVPEPRHETLPVHLTTRQSCGC; encoded by the coding sequence ATGCCGCAGGGGTCGCAGCCGCGCCGCGTGACGCTGCGCGACATCGCCGAGCGCGCCGGCGTCTCGGTGAGCGCGGTCTCCATGGCCCTGGCCGACCACGAACGCATCGGCGCGGGCACGAAGGAGGAGATCCGCGCCGTCGCGCAGGAGCTCGGCTACGTCACGAACTCCGCCGCCCGAGCCCTGCGCGGGCAGCGCTCCGGCACGCTCGCCCTGGTCGTGCCCGCGACGGGCCAGCACGTGTTCGGCCACCCGTACTTCATGCACCTGCTCGACGGCGTGAACGAGGTGGTCAACGAGGTCGACGGCACCCTGCTCATCTCGACCAACCCCGACGAGCGGCACGGGGTGGCCGCCTACGAGCGCGTGCTCCGGTCACGGGCAGCCGACGGTGCCATCGTCGCATCGGCCGCGGCGAACGACGCGAACGTGCTGCGGTTGCTGGACTCCGGCGTGCCCGTCGTGCTCATCGGGCGGTTCCCGCGCATCGACGACGCCGTCACCGTAGGACTCGCCGACGTCGAGGGCGCGCGGACGGCGACCGAGCACCTCCTCTCGCACGGGTCGAAGCGGGTCGCGCACATCGCAGGTCCGCGCAACCACCAGACGACGACTGACCGCATCGCCGGGTTCCGCTCGGCGCACGTCGCCCACGGCGTCACCGCGAAGCCGCCCGTGGTGCACGGTGACTTCGGCGAGGAGTCCGGTCGCGCGGCCGCCGCTCGCCTGCTCGACCAGTTCCCCGACCTCGACGCGATCTTCGCCGCCAACGACGAGATGGCCTTCGGCGCACTGTGCGAGCTGCGCTCACGGGGGCTCGACGCCCCCGGGAACGTGCGACTGGTGGGCTACGACGACTTCGGCGTCTCCCGCCTGACGACCCCGGCCCTGACGACCGTCACCGTGCCGGCCGCCGAGGTCGGGCGCCGCGCGGCGCGTCGCCTGCTCCAGCTCATCGACGGTTCTGTGCCCGAGCCCCGGCACGAGACCCTGCCGGTCCATCTCACCACCAGGCAGTCCTGCGGCTGCTGA
- a CDS encoding ABC transporter substrate-binding protein: protein MPVPLPRTLRFAAAVAALCTLAACGGGSSTSSASSSSGGVVKLQLLTGFTGPDRPSYEALVKSWNDSHPNIQVTMDAQPWAAIGQKLPQSWATGQGPDLATPSSDPAAVFQYIKTNSVEPLDSAVGTGDGKIDSSAFPEAVTKAFTVDGKLYAAPANLATLVLYYNKDLLQKAGITAPPATQADFIADIMKTTLPAGSTTPTQYGISLADHATIQMWPILQWMNGGDVVDSKGCATVDSAASVAALTQWADLVRKDHVSPVGQTGADADTLFSSKKAAFEINGPWAAAGFRSAGIDLGIAQVPTGSAGAVTLGSTVPLMVAKSSKHKAEAEQFLAYWTGKTAQTDFSKASGFPPVRTDLASAVTGDAKTFADALPSAKLYLAGLATGTKVDNDVYVPMIGKITRGTDVAKATADAAKQINAITGCQA, encoded by the coding sequence ATGCCAGTCCCGCTCCCTCGTACGCTGCGGTTCGCCGCCGCCGTCGCTGCTCTCTGCACCCTCGCCGCGTGCGGCGGTGGGAGCTCGACGTCGTCCGCCAGCAGCAGCTCGGGCGGTGTCGTCAAGCTCCAGCTGCTCACGGGCTTCACCGGGCCCGACCGGCCTTCCTACGAAGCGCTGGTGAAGAGCTGGAACGACTCCCACCCGAACATCCAGGTCACCATGGACGCCCAGCCGTGGGCCGCCATCGGCCAGAAGCTGCCGCAGTCCTGGGCGACGGGCCAGGGGCCTGACCTGGCGACCCCGAGCTCGGACCCGGCGGCAGTGTTCCAGTACATCAAGACGAACTCGGTCGAGCCGCTCGACAGTGCCGTCGGCACGGGCGACGGCAAGATCGACTCGAGCGCCTTCCCGGAGGCGGTCACCAAGGCCTTCACCGTCGACGGCAAGCTCTACGCCGCGCCGGCCAATCTCGCCACGCTGGTGCTCTACTACAACAAGGACCTGCTGCAGAAGGCCGGGATCACCGCGCCCCCGGCCACGCAGGCGGACTTCATCGCCGACATCATGAAGACCACCCTCCCTGCCGGCTCCACGACGCCGACGCAGTACGGCATCAGCCTCGCCGACCACGCCACCATCCAGATGTGGCCGATCCTGCAGTGGATGAACGGCGGCGACGTGGTCGACTCCAAGGGCTGCGCCACGGTCGACAGCGCGGCGAGCGTCGCCGCCCTCACCCAGTGGGCCGACCTGGTACGCAAGGACCACGTCAGCCCCGTGGGTCAGACGGGCGCCGACGCCGACACGCTCTTCTCCTCCAAGAAGGCGGCCTTCGAGATCAACGGCCCGTGGGCCGCGGCCGGCTTCCGCAGCGCCGGCATCGACCTCGGCATCGCGCAGGTCCCGACCGGCAGCGCCGGGGCCGTCACGCTCGGCTCCACGGTCCCGCTGATGGTCGCGAAGTCCAGCAAGCACAAGGCCGAGGCCGAGCAGTTCCTGGCCTACTGGACCGGCAAGACCGCGCAGACCGACTTCTCCAAGGCCAGCGGCTTCCCGCCCGTCCGCACCGACCTCGCGTCCGCCGTCACAGGTGACGCCAAGACCTTCGCCGACGCCCTCCCCAGCGCCAAGCTCTACCTCGCGGGGCTCGCCACGGGCACCAAGGTCGACAACGACGTCTACGTGCCCATGATCGGCAAGATCACTCGTGGCACCGACGTCGCCAAGGCGACCGCCGACGCGGCGAAGCAGATCAACGCCATCACCGGCTGCCAGGCCTGA